From the genome of Eucalyptus grandis isolate ANBG69807.140 chromosome 2, ASM1654582v1, whole genome shotgun sequence, one region includes:
- the LOC120290567 gene encoding peptidyl-prolyl cis-trans isomerase FKBP43-like, which translates to MALFLVQEKKREENRDAAEEIKCSAIFKNHAFPSQMVDGPRLARTGIEVKPGKPYTQKPNGSRLRISQGTLGTGVATTKSTVQCNVGNATPVFICSLLPGKEESAQINLEFEEAQQVIFLFSVFAVFTSQTVSYTKYRSFILEFRSFIMIIRESYGEDIADTETDISEDDDKYEDSFINDGGVEFLPPSPMLNKSAEEEKPNHKKGRKGKDRRRRLRKKHEKSESNKVNSLPQQNSEGLLLESDEEDFFVSSLLKKKSYAKDSEINVPVVVIESPLDVVKKKGKQDGSTTMKSSEPLPPVVGIEPGSTAMKMKSKLRIVEGEMQNQAWQEDKEPKAEDPSKERSAVEIKQALSRENCKKSKKKKRKDNSLPHQNPGARSSEPDGEDFFVSSLLKKMSSAKDSETQIPDVVMDTPLDVARKKQKQDGNTAVKCSESLSPAVDGKPGSSANKIKRKLQFMEEEMQNQACQEDKEPKADDPTQK; encoded by the exons ATGGCGCTCTTTCTTGTTCAAGAGAAGAAGCGCGAAGAGAATCGGGATGCTGCGGAGGAGATTAAATGCTCCGCAATTTTCAAGAATCATGCTTTCCCTTCTCAAATGGTTGATGGTCCTCGCTTAGCACGCACAG GGATTGAAGTGAAACCCGGCAAGCCTTATACTCAGAAGCCAAATGGGTCGAGGCTTCGCATCTCCCAG GGGACACTCGGGACTGGTGTTGCCACCACCAAGAGCACGGTGCAATGCAATGTGGGCAATGCGACTCCTGTATTTATATGCTCCTTGCTTCCGGGAAAAGAAGAATCTGCTCAGATAAATTTGGAATTCGAGGAAGCCCAGCAAGTCATTTTTCTGTTCTCGGTGTTCGCAGTGTTCACCTCACAG ACTGTTTCATACACTAAATATAGAAGCTTCATTCTAGAGTTCCGTTCCTTTATAATGATTATTAGAGAGTCCTACGGAGAAGATATTGCAGACACTGAGACAGATATTTCTGAGGACGACGACAAGTATGAAGATAGCTTTATCAATGATGGTGGTGTTGAATTCCTTCCACCTTCTCCTATGCTGAATAAATCAG CAGAGGAGGAGAAACCAAACcacaagaaaggaagaaagggaaaagaccGTCGTCGACGACTTAGGAAAAAGCATGAAAAAAGTGAATCTAATAAGGTCAATAGCTTGCCACAACAGAATTCTGAGGGCCTGTTGttagaatccgatgaggaagaTTTCTTTGTATCCTCTCTACTTAAGAAAAAGTCTTATGCGAAGGACTCAGAAATAAATGTCCCAGTTGTAGTCATTGAATCTCCTTTAGATGTTGTCAAGAAGAAGGGAAAGCAAGATGGAAGCACCACCATGAAATCATCTGAACCTTTGCCTCCTGTTGTTGGCATTGAACCTGGAAg CACtgcaatgaaaatgaagagTAAATTGCGTATTGTGGAGGGAGAGATGCAGAATCAAGCATGGCAGGAAGATAAGGAACCAAAAGCTGAGGATCCGAGTAAGGA GAGATCTGCTGTTGAAATTAAGCAAGCTCTAAGTAGAGAGAATTGCAAGaagtccaaaaaaaagaaaaggaaggacaATAGCTTGCCCCATCAGAATCCTGGAGCCCGGTCGTCAGAACCTGATGGTGAAGATTTCTTCGTATCTTCTCTACTTAAGAAAATGTCTTCTGCGAAGGACTCGGAGACTCAGATCCCAGATGTAGTCATGGACACACCGCTAGATGTTGCcaggaagaagcaaaagcaaGATGGAAACACTGCCGTGAAATGTTCTGAAAGTTTGTCTCCTGCTGTTGACGGCAAACCTGGAAG CTctgcaaataaaataaagaggaaattgCAGTTCATGGAGGAAGAGATGCAAAATCAAGCATGTCAGGAAGATAAAGAACCAAAAGCCGACGATCCAACTCAGAAGTGA